The following proteins are encoded in a genomic region of Actinomadura sp. NAK00032:
- a CDS encoding class I SAM-dependent methyltransferase has product MYEQFAREYAAHAENSAYNALYDRPAVLGLAGDVDGLAVFDAACGPGLYAAELLERGAQVAGCDASPTFVDMARARTGGRADMRVHDLSQPLTWVEDDAYDLVVLALAVHYIDDRVALLSELRRILKPSGALVLSTEHPTTAWTRLGGSYFTEELVEESLSGDRDWPIRAWRRPLTSICAEFREAGFLIEELLEPRPVPEMADRYPDDYAHLEAFPAFIAFRLVPAPSR; this is encoded by the coding sequence ATGTACGAGCAATTCGCCCGCGAGTATGCGGCCCATGCCGAGAACAGTGCCTACAACGCCCTCTACGACCGTCCGGCCGTGCTGGGTCTTGCCGGTGACGTCGACGGGCTGGCGGTCTTCGACGCCGCCTGCGGCCCCGGCCTGTACGCCGCCGAGTTGCTGGAGCGCGGGGCCCAGGTCGCCGGCTGCGACGCGAGCCCCACCTTCGTCGACATGGCCCGCGCGCGCACCGGGGGCCGCGCCGACATGCGCGTCCACGACCTGTCCCAGCCGCTGACGTGGGTCGAGGACGACGCGTACGATCTCGTCGTCCTCGCCCTGGCCGTGCACTACATCGACGACCGCGTGGCGCTGCTGTCGGAACTGCGCCGGATCCTGAAGCCCAGCGGCGCCCTCGTCCTCTCCACAGAGCACCCGACCACGGCATGGACGCGCCTAGGCGGCTCCTACTTCACGGAAGAACTCGTAGAGGAATCCCTGAGCGGCGACCGGGACTGGCCCATCCGAGCCTGGCGCCGCCCCCTGACGTCGATCTGCGCCGAGTTCCGCGAGGCCGGCTTCCTCATCGAAGAGCTGCTGGAGCCGCGTCCCGTCCCCGAAATGGCCGACCGCTACCCGGACGACTACGCCCACCTGGAGGCATTCCCAGCCTTCATCGCCTTCCGCCTTGTCCCCGCACCGTCGCGGTGA
- a CDS encoding TetR/AcrR family transcriptional regulator, with protein sequence MTTRARMARRDWIEAAYQELARAGERGVTINALAARLGVTKGSFYWHFTDRPELMRALLDRWAHERTDEVLGLSLGSTGDPRERLRRIQALGREVAPIDRAMRLWAQHEPAAEEAVRHADRALLGHIAACLDDLGFGAGEARLRARLMLRSWVGGYLMPGEDGSDLYERTLEILLA encoded by the coding sequence ATGACGACGCGGGCGCGGATGGCGAGGCGGGACTGGATCGAGGCCGCCTACCAGGAGCTGGCCCGCGCCGGCGAGCGCGGCGTGACGATCAACGCGCTCGCGGCCCGGCTCGGCGTCACCAAGGGCAGCTTCTACTGGCACTTCACCGACCGTCCCGAGCTGATGCGGGCGCTGCTCGACCGGTGGGCGCACGAGCGGACGGACGAGGTGCTCGGCCTGTCGCTCGGCAGCACCGGGGACCCGCGCGAGCGGCTGCGCCGCATCCAGGCGCTCGGCCGGGAGGTCGCGCCGATCGACCGCGCGATGCGGCTGTGGGCGCAGCACGAGCCCGCGGCCGAGGAGGCGGTGCGGCACGCCGACCGGGCCCTGCTCGGGCACATCGCCGCCTGCCTGGACGATCTCGGTTTCGGCGCCGGGGAGGCGCGGCTGCGCGCGCGGCTGATGCTGCGCTCCTGGGTCGGCGGCTACCTGATGCCCGGTGAGGACGGCTCCGACCTGTACGAACGCACGCTGGAGATCCTGCTGGCGTGA
- a CDS encoding nuclear transport factor 2 family protein translates to MPQPPSPDLAARVARLEAVEAIKALKHRYLRACDAKDPAEFRACFIASGASIDYGRLGAFDDADGIAQVFERIALQKIDGRNAILDMHHALHPDITVHGETSASGRWTLKFRQVNLFDNTETVATGEYDDEYVIEDGRWKMSKCHFHRYWSITRPIGPDCRVDQ, encoded by the coding sequence ATGCCGCAGCCACCGAGCCCCGACCTCGCCGCGCGCGTCGCGCGGCTGGAGGCCGTCGAAGCCATCAAGGCCCTCAAGCACCGCTACCTGCGCGCCTGCGACGCCAAGGACCCCGCGGAGTTCCGCGCGTGCTTCATCGCGTCCGGCGCCTCGATCGACTACGGCCGGCTCGGCGCCTTCGACGACGCGGACGGCATCGCCCAGGTCTTCGAGCGGATCGCGCTCCAGAAGATCGACGGCCGCAACGCGATCCTCGACATGCACCACGCGCTGCACCCGGACATCACCGTGCACGGCGAAACGAGCGCGTCCGGCCGCTGGACGCTGAAGTTCCGCCAGGTCAACCTGTTCGACAACACCGAGACCGTGGCGACCGGCGAGTACGACGACGAGTACGTCATCGAGGACGGCCGCTGGAAGATGTCGAAGTGCCACTTCCACCGCTACTGGTCGATCACCCGCCCGATCGGCCCGGACTGCCGCGTCGACCAGTAG
- a CDS encoding DinB family protein — MADSSPVPEPPDTLTDTRELLLGYLDFYRAALVRKLDGMPEDDLRASRLPSGWTPLGLLKHLVYVERRWFRWGFAAERVDDVDGDRDPGSGRWHVGPEESVDGLKRLFLDECARSREIVAGADLQDPARTGGGFGPSEHRPALVWILFHVLQEYARHVGHLDIVRELADGVTGE, encoded by the coding sequence ATGGCCGACTCATCCCCGGTGCCCGAACCGCCGGACACGCTGACCGACACCCGCGAACTCCTGCTCGGCTACCTCGACTTCTACCGGGCCGCGCTGGTGCGGAAGCTCGACGGCATGCCCGAGGACGACCTGCGCGCGAGCAGGCTCCCGTCCGGCTGGACGCCGCTCGGGCTCCTCAAGCACCTGGTCTACGTCGAGCGGCGCTGGTTCCGCTGGGGCTTCGCGGCCGAGCGGGTGGACGACGTCGACGGCGACCGCGACCCCGGCAGCGGTCGCTGGCACGTCGGCCCGGAGGAGTCGGTGGACGGGCTCAAGCGGCTCTTCCTGGACGAATGCGCACGGTCCCGCGAGATCGTGGCGGGCGCCGACCTGCAGGACCCGGCGCGTACGGGCGGCGGGTTCGGGCCGTCCGAGCACCGGCCGGCACTGGTCTGGATCTTGTTCCACGTGCTGCAGGAGTACGCCCGGCATGTCGGGCACCTCGACATCGTCCGGGAGTTGGCCGACGGCGTGACCGGCGAGTAG
- a CDS encoding GNAT family N-acetyltransferase, whose translation MDTTFRTATPADVPALVALVESAYRGDASRAGWTTEADLLGGQRTDAEAVSDVVTAPGSRMLVAETGGALTACCQLENRGGHAYFGMFAVDPSRQGGGLGKQVLAEAERVAREEWDATELHMTVISAREELIAWYVRRGYARTGETSPFPYGDERFGLPKRDDLEFELLVKKLA comes from the coding sequence ATGGACACGACATTTCGCACGGCCACTCCGGCCGACGTCCCGGCCCTCGTCGCGCTGGTCGAGAGCGCCTACCGCGGCGACGCCAGCCGCGCCGGATGGACGACCGAGGCCGACCTCCTCGGCGGCCAGCGCACCGACGCCGAGGCCGTCTCCGACGTCGTGACCGCACCCGGCTCGCGCATGCTCGTCGCCGAGACCGGCGGCGCCCTCACGGCGTGCTGCCAACTGGAGAACCGGGGCGGCCACGCCTACTTCGGCATGTTCGCCGTCGACCCGTCCCGCCAGGGCGGCGGCCTCGGCAAGCAGGTCCTCGCCGAGGCCGAGCGCGTCGCGCGCGAGGAGTGGGACGCGACCGAGCTGCACATGACGGTGATCAGCGCCCGCGAGGAGCTGATCGCCTGGTACGTCCGCCGCGGCTACGCCCGGACCGGCGAGACGAGCCCCTTCCCCTACGGCGACGAGCGCTTCGGCCTCCCCAAGCGCGACGACCTGGAATTCGAGCTCCTAGTGAAGAAGCTCGCCTGA
- a CDS encoding alpha/beta fold hydrolase, translating to MTLGEEDVRHRMLDVGDIALHVAESGEEQGLPVVMCHGFPGLWYSWRHQLPVLAAAGYRAIAVDMRGYGRSGRPASPEQYDRSRTVADMVGLLDGLGIDEAVFVGHDFGAALVWDLPQWAPGRVKALMQLSVPRMPVSSRPHTELYARMAEQHFVHVHYFQEEGPADRELGAEPERFLANVFWALSGGYRYLDIWQHPSEGNGYLDVLPEASPLPWPWLSQDEFAYYVDEFRRTGFTGGLNWYRAYDHVWREKQDRPDEPVTVPTMFLVGERDPVLQMMGSNAVKQMESLVPGLRDVHTVEGAGHFVQMEAPAKVNEAMLAFLARLS from the coding sequence ATGACCCTTGGCGAGGAGGACGTCCGGCACCGCATGCTCGACGTCGGCGACATCGCGCTTCACGTGGCCGAGTCGGGTGAGGAGCAGGGGCTCCCCGTGGTGATGTGCCACGGCTTCCCCGGCCTCTGGTACAGCTGGCGCCACCAGTTGCCGGTGCTGGCGGCGGCCGGGTATCGGGCCATCGCGGTGGACATGCGCGGTTACGGACGCAGCGGCCGTCCCGCCTCGCCGGAGCAGTACGACCGGAGCCGCACCGTCGCGGACATGGTCGGGCTCTTGGACGGCCTAGGCATCGATGAGGCCGTCTTCGTCGGACATGACTTCGGAGCCGCTCTTGTCTGGGACCTACCTCAATGGGCACCTGGACGAGTCAAGGCGCTGATGCAGCTGAGCGTGCCGCGCATGCCGGTTTCGAGCCGTCCGCACACCGAGCTTTACGCGCGGATGGCCGAACAGCACTTCGTCCACGTGCACTACTTCCAGGAGGAGGGGCCCGCCGACCGGGAACTGGGGGCCGAGCCAGAGCGCTTCCTGGCGAACGTGTTCTGGGCGCTCAGCGGCGGTTACCGGTACCTCGACATCTGGCAGCACCCCAGCGAAGGCAACGGATACCTGGACGTACTGCCCGAAGCCTCGCCCCTGCCGTGGCCGTGGCTGTCGCAGGACGAGTTCGCCTACTACGTCGACGAGTTCCGCCGGACGGGGTTCACCGGCGGCCTCAACTGGTATCGGGCCTACGACCATGTGTGGAGAGAGAAGCAGGATCGTCCGGACGAGCCCGTCACCGTCCCGACGATGTTCCTTGTGGGCGAGCGTGACCCCGTCCTGCAGATGATGGGGTCGAACGCTGTGAAGCAGATGGAGAGCCTGGTGCCGGGCTTGCGCGACGTCCACACCGTTGAAGGAGCGGGCCACTTCGTGCAGATGGAGGCCCCGGCGAAGGTCAACGAAGCGATGCTCGCCTTCCTGGCGCGCCTCAGCTGA